From Brachionichthys hirsutus isolate HB-005 chromosome 2, CSIRO-AGI_Bhir_v1, whole genome shotgun sequence, one genomic window encodes:
- the rgs19 gene encoding regulator of G-protein signaling 19 isoform X1: MCLRKRSGYRPPDLLNAKIYTGPVPAEGGAEPAMGADPGETPALSGGHGGATATQDARRPGACCFCWCCCCSCSWNEEERRRWSLRRRRRRRRRTSQDTKMELIPNCEACAKPSAEEVRVWSQSFDTLMRNPAGRNVFREFLRTEYSEENMLFWLACEELKQEVSRSAIEEKARSIYEDYVSILSPKEVSLDARVREVINRRMQEPTPRAFEDAQMQIYTLMHRDSYPRFLSSAVYGSLVTGGSRSSSES, from the exons TACACCGGTCCCGTCCCGGCCGAGGGAGGGGCCGAGCCGGCCATGGGGGCGGATCCCGGCGAGACCCCAGCGCTGAGCGGCGGCCACGGCGGCGCGACCGCCACCCAGGATGCCCGGCGACCCGGtgcctgctgcttctgctggtgctgctgttgCAGCTGCTCCTG GaatgaagaggagaggcggaggtggagcctcaggaggaggaggaggaggaggaggagaacatcgCAGGACACCAAAATGGAACTCATACCAAACTGTGAAGCTTG CGCCAAACCCTCGGCGGAGGAGGTCCGGGTGTGGTCCCAGTCCTTCGACACGCTGATGAGGAACCCGGCGGGTCGGAATGTGTTTCGGGAGTTCCTGCGGACCGAGTACAGCGAGGAGAACATGTTGTTCTGGCTCGCCTGCGAggagctgaaacaggaagtcagcaggAGCGCCATCGAGGAGAAAGCTCGCTCCATCTACGAGGACTACGTTTCCATACTGTCGCCCAAGGAG GTGAGTCTGGATGCCCGGGTCCGAGAGGTGATCAACAGGCGGATGCAGGAACCCACGCCGCGAGCGTTCGAAGACGCCCAGATGCAGATCTACACCCTGATGCACCGGGACTCGTACCCGAGGTTCCTGTCCTCCGCCGTCTACGGCTCGCTGGTTACCGGAGGCTCGCGTTCCTCCTCCGAGTCCTAG
- the rgs19 gene encoding regulator of G-protein signaling 19 isoform X2 → MGADPGETPALSGGHGGATATQDARRPGACCFCWCCCCSCSWNEEERRRWSLRRRRRRRRRTSQDTKMELIPNCEACAKPSAEEVRVWSQSFDTLMRNPAGRNVFREFLRTEYSEENMLFWLACEELKQEVSRSAIEEKARSIYEDYVSILSPKEVSLDARVREVINRRMQEPTPRAFEDAQMQIYTLMHRDSYPRFLSSAVYGSLVTGGSRSSSES, encoded by the exons ATGGGGGCGGATCCCGGCGAGACCCCAGCGCTGAGCGGCGGCCACGGCGGCGCGACCGCCACCCAGGATGCCCGGCGACCCGGtgcctgctgcttctgctggtgctgctgttgCAGCTGCTCCTG GaatgaagaggagaggcggaggtggagcctcaggaggaggaggaggaggaggaggagaacatcgCAGGACACCAAAATGGAACTCATACCAAACTGTGAAGCTTG CGCCAAACCCTCGGCGGAGGAGGTCCGGGTGTGGTCCCAGTCCTTCGACACGCTGATGAGGAACCCGGCGGGTCGGAATGTGTTTCGGGAGTTCCTGCGGACCGAGTACAGCGAGGAGAACATGTTGTTCTGGCTCGCCTGCGAggagctgaaacaggaagtcagcaggAGCGCCATCGAGGAGAAAGCTCGCTCCATCTACGAGGACTACGTTTCCATACTGTCGCCCAAGGAG GTGAGTCTGGATGCCCGGGTCCGAGAGGTGATCAACAGGCGGATGCAGGAACCCACGCCGCGAGCGTTCGAAGACGCCCAGATGCAGATCTACACCCTGATGCACCGGGACTCGTACCCGAGGTTCCTGTCCTCCGCCGTCTACGGCTCGCTGGTTACCGGAGGCTCGCGTTCCTCCTCCGAGTCCTAG